The following are encoded in a window of Plectropomus leopardus isolate mb chromosome 23, YSFRI_Pleo_2.0, whole genome shotgun sequence genomic DNA:
- the LOC121962489 gene encoding LOW QUALITY PROTEIN: steroid 17-alpha-hydroxylase/17,20 lyase-like (The sequence of the model RefSeq protein was modified relative to this genomic sequence to represent the inferred CDS: inserted 1 base in 1 codon): MFTRLLSSLPLSVFPLSLPPSFLLLLLLFIVAAVVLLRARSSAPPARSSIPCLPSLPFLGSLPWLGGGLPPHLLFTQLARRYGSVFALFLGPHFTVVINSHQQAREVLLHRGKDFAGRPSMVTTNLLTRGGKDIAFSDYTPLWKFHRRLVHNSFTLFGEGTSRLQDIVLSSVDSLCAELLSNGRRGFDPSPAVTRAVTNVVCTLVFSATYRHGDAELQEVIRYNDGIVQTIARGGLVDIYPWMKVFPNKCLSKLKECITVRDRLLSRKLEEHKVSLSDGDPRDLLDALLKGKTDSKSPGCEEDRITDDHVLMTAAEAFGAGVETTSTTLLWILAYLLHHPQVQERVQKELDEHVGERAVCVSDRGRLPYLDCVINEGMRIRPVSPVLIPHTAMTDSSIGGHSVRRGTRVLVNMWSIHHDPEHWDKPDLFNPDRFLDDXGQRVTPSCFLPFGAGPRVCVGESLARLELFLFLSSLLQRMSFKLPDGAPPPNLQGRLGVVLQPLPYKVVVTPRAGWEGGGNVTTPRAKLRPVAALNDSSERQNGKH; the protein is encoded by the exons ATGTTCACgcgcctcctctcctctctgcctctctccgtcttccctctctccctccctccctccttcctcctcctcctcctcctcttcatcgtCGCAGCGGTCGTCCTCCTCCGGGCTCGGTCCTCTGCTCCTCCGGCTCGGAGCTCCATCCCCTGCCTGCCGAGTCTCCCCTTCCTGGGCAGCCTCCCCTGGCTGGGAGGAGGcctccctcctcacctcctcttcaCGCAGCTCGCCCGCAG GTACGGCTCGGTGTTCGCTCTGTTTCTGGGGCCTCACTTCACCGTGGTGATCAACAGCCATCAGCAGGCCCGAGAGGTGCTGCTGCACAGAGGGAAAGACTTCGCTGGACGACCCAGCATG GTGACCACCAACCTGCTGACCAGAGGAGGTAAAGACATCGCCTTCTCAGACTACACTCCGCTGTGGAAGTTTCACCGCCGCCTCGTCCACAACTCCTTCACTCTGTTCGGAGAGGGAACCAGCCGACTGCAGGACATCG TTCTGTCCTCTGTGGACAGTCTCTGTGCAGAGCTGTTGTCTAATGGACGGCGAGGCTTCGACCCGTCTCCTGCAGTGACCAGGGCTGTCACAAACGTCGTGTGCACGTTAGTGTTCAGCGCTACCTATCGCCATGGCGacgcagagctgcaggaggtgATCCGCTACAATGACGGGATCGTCCAGACCATCGCCAGAGGAGGACTGGTGGACATTTACCCCTGGATGAAG gTCTTTCCTAACAAGTGTCTCAGTAAACTGAAGGAGTGTATCACCGTCAGAGACAGACTGCTGTCCCGAAAACTTGAGGAGCACAAG GTGTCTCTGAGTGACGGTGACCCCCGCGACCTCCTGGACGCCTTGTTAAAGGGAAAGACGGACAGTAAGTCCCCTGGTTGTGAGGAGGACAGGATCACTGATGACCACGTCCTGATGACGGCGGCCGAGGCTTTTGGTGCTGGCGTGGAAACAACGTCCACCACGCTGCTGTGGATCCTGGCGTACCTGCTGCACCACCCGCAG GTCCAGGAGCGCGTGCAGAAGGAGCTGGACGAACACGTGGGCGAGCGAGCCGTTTGCGTGTCGGACCGCGGCCGGCTGCCGTACCTGGACTGTGTCATCAACGAGGGCATGAGGATCCGCCCGGTCAGCCCCGTGCTGATCCCGCACACCGCCATGACGGACAGCAG TATTGGCGGTCACTCTGTCCGCCGTGGGACTCGTGTTTTGGTCAACATGTGGTCGATTCACCACGACCCCGAACACTGGGACAAACCCGACCTGTTCAacccag ATCGTTTCCTTGACG CGGGCCAGCGGGTCACGCCCTCCTGCTTCCTGCCGTTCGGGGCGGGGCCTCGGGTCTGCGTTGGCGAGTCGTTGGCGCGGCTGGagctcttcctcttcctgtcgTCTCTGCTGCAGCGAATGAGCTTCAAGCTGCCTGACGGGGCTCCCCCGCCCAACCTGCAGGGGCGACTGGGCGTGGTCCTGCAGCCGCTGCCTTATAAGGTCGTGGTCACTCCGAGGGCGGGCTGGGAGGGCGGGGGCAATGTGACC acGCCGCGGGCGAAGCTGCGTCCAGTCGCCGCGCTGAACGACTCATCAGAGAGACAAAATGGTAAACATTAA
- the LOC121962103 gene encoding early growth response protein 4-like, with amino-acid sequence MLLEREDSFMSEFEDACSAWVDSVGSSPSDGSDSDVGSPFCQVFSPGTDASDSDFFSDFSDCSSDTLSPSLGYTGSFFTEPEAAPAAAVPAAAAPAAAAPAAAAPAAAAPAAAGLSSTADAILNMITEIVGICTEMEQQGDHSSLSPAAAVPSPPLFAPSPCGPPLPPPPPPAAPQPVTVKSEFGSSSCSSGCGQPSVAVSEALFPGSGDSVLPLSTLEQLDVSDFIDSLLSSEAAQGEPRPGVEVKQEPLGLEDWLKSLTAAAPVTGGDSGSYVISRPVVKTELAQSSPSSLPSTLDAQLLSSLLQGAFPIVNISSVHAPGAPKLSRAGRRTPAKNGLKVKPFPCSVQGCERRFSRSDELNRHVRIHTGQKPFQCTICARSFSRSDHLTTHTRTHTGEKPFSCDVCGKRFARSDERKRHGRVHVKQQLRAQMMAAYSLALNAPGV; translated from the exons ATGCTGCTGGAGCGCGAGGACAGCTTCATGTCGGAGTTTGAGGACGCGTGCAGTGCCTGGGTGGACAGTGTGGGCTCGAGCCCGAGCGACGGGAGCGACTCTGACGTGGGATCACCTTTCTGCCAAG tcTTCTCTCCGGGAACTGACGCCTCGGACTCAGATTTCTTCTCTGACTTCAGCGACTGCTCTTCGGACacactctctccatctctcgGCTACACCGGCAGCTTCTTCACGGAGCCGGAGGCGGCACCGGCAGCAGCGGTACCGGCAGCAGCGGCACCGGCAGCAGCGGCACCGGCGGCAGCGGCACCGGCGGCAGCGGCACCGGCGGCGGCGGGTCTGAGCAGCACCGCGGACGCGATCCTCAACATGATCACGGAGATCGTCGGGATCTGCACGGAGATGGAGCAGCAGGGGGACCACAGCTCTCTGAGCCCGGCAGCAGCGGTTCCCTCCCCGCCGCTCTTCGCTCCGTCCCCCTGCGggccccccctccctcccccgcCGCCCCCCGCGGCTCCTCAGCCGGTGACGGTGAAGAGTGAGTTCGGgagctccagctgcagcagcggGTGCGGGCAGCCCTCGGTGGCCGTCAGTGAGGCTCTCTTCCCGGGCAGCGGAGACTCGGTGCTCCCGCTGTCCACTCTGGAGCAGCTGGATGTGTCGGACTTCATCGACTCTCTGCTGAGCTCCGAAGCCGCGCAGGGCGAGCCGCGGCCCGGCGTGGAGGTGAAGCAGGAGCCGCTGGGGCTGGAGGACTGGTTGAAGAGCTTAACGGCGGCTGCGCCGGTGACCGGGGGAGACTCCGGCAGCTACGTCATCAGCAGGCCGGTAGTGAAGACGGAGCTCGCGCAgagctccccctcctccctcccctccacccTGGACGCTCAGCTGCTCTCCTCGCTCCTGCAGGGCGCGTTCCCGATAGTCAACATCAGCAGCGTGCACGCGCCAGGAGCTCCCAAACTTTCACGCGCGGGAAGGAGAACTCCCGCCAAGAACGGACTGAAAGTGAAACCGTTCCCGTGCTCCGTGCAGGGCTGTGAGCGCCGCTTCTCGCGCTCCGACGAGCTCAACAGGCACGTGCGCATCCACACGGGACAGAAGCCCTTCCAGTGCACCATCTGCGCGCGCAGCTTCAGCCGCAGCGACCACCTGACAActcacacgcgcacgcacacggGGGAGAAGCCCTTCTCGTGCGACGTGTGCGGCAAGCGGTTCGCGCGCAGCGACGAGAGGAAGAGGCACGGGCGCGTGCACGTCAAGCAGCAGCTGCGCGCGCAGATGATGGCCGCGTACTCACTGGCCCTGAACGCGCCCGGAGTGTGA